In Sphingobium sp. Z007, one DNA window encodes the following:
- a CDS encoding DUF1467 family protein, whose translation MNLYAIFAIYFLMWVISAFIMLPFGIRTPDETGEVLLKGQADSAPSNFRPGVVMLRATILATILFGLYYANYVQGWVTVDMLPGYRAAQ comes from the coding sequence ATGAACCTGTACGCCATCTTCGCCATCTATTTCCTGATGTGGGTCATCAGCGCCTTCATCATGCTCCCCTTTGGCATCCGCACGCCCGACGAAACGGGCGAAGTGCTGCTGAAGGGGCAGGCGGACAGTGCGCCCAGCAATTTCCGGCCCGGCGTTGTCATGCTGCGCGCGACCATATTGGCGACGATCCTGTTCGGCCTCTATTATGCCAATTATGTGCAGGGCTGGGTGACGGTGGACATGCTCCCCGGTTACCGCGCCGCGCAATGA
- a CDS encoding ribonuclease J, with translation MTPKDELIFLALGGSGEIGMNVNLYGCQGKWVMVDLGMTFGDPTYPGIELVLPDLSFIEERRDDLLGIVLTHGHEDHIGAIPYLAADLGVPLYATPFTAGLIRLKLEEEGLSKEVKLHVIPNEGSFNLGPFGFRYVPLAHSIPEGNAVLIDTPYGRIFHTGDWKLDEQPLLGQPSTPAELTAIGDEGVLALVCDSTNVFNDKASGSEGDVREGLMKTVADAKGRVLVTTFASNAARVQTLGEVAAATGRKVCVAGRSLDRIISTAKAAGYLKDFPPTVDWDDVMHLPRSEVMIIATGGQGEVRAALARIAFDSHPIKLAEGDTVIFSSKQIPGNEIAIGRIQNALAQKNILMVTDRQAEVHVSGHPGRPELEAMYRWIRPEILLPVHGERRHMAEQARLGITSGIRHAVVQSNGDVLRLAPGAPEIIGQQDTGRLVLDGDVILPADGATINERRKLGLHGQISVAVAIDRKGKLIGQPALRTQGVPVEEDKAAFLAEAADEAAAAVPKGSLEEEALRERVRLAVRRTATRWTGKKPIVDVLLVRA, from the coding sequence ACGGCTGCCAGGGCAAGTGGGTCATGGTCGATCTCGGCATGACCTTTGGCGACCCGACCTATCCAGGCATCGAACTGGTGCTACCCGACCTCAGCTTCATCGAGGAGCGGCGCGACGATCTGCTGGGTATCGTGCTCACTCACGGACATGAGGATCATATCGGTGCGATCCCCTATCTTGCCGCGGATCTTGGCGTGCCGCTTTATGCCACGCCCTTCACGGCCGGTCTTATCCGGTTGAAGCTGGAAGAAGAAGGCCTCTCTAAGGAGGTCAAGCTGCATGTGATTCCGAATGAAGGTAGCTTCAATCTCGGCCCGTTCGGCTTCCGCTATGTCCCTCTCGCCCATTCGATCCCGGAGGGCAATGCGGTGTTGATCGACACGCCCTACGGCCGAATATTCCACACCGGCGACTGGAAACTGGACGAACAGCCTCTGCTGGGCCAGCCCTCCACCCCCGCCGAACTGACCGCGATCGGCGACGAAGGCGTGCTGGCGCTGGTTTGCGATAGCACCAACGTTTTCAACGACAAGGCCAGTGGGTCCGAAGGCGATGTGCGCGAAGGGCTGATGAAGACCGTCGCTGATGCCAAGGGGCGTGTGCTGGTTACGACCTTCGCCTCCAACGCGGCGCGTGTCCAGACGCTGGGCGAAGTGGCCGCGGCGACCGGTCGCAAGGTGTGCGTGGCGGGCCGTTCGCTTGATCGGATCATCAGCACGGCAAAGGCGGCCGGCTATCTCAAGGATTTCCCGCCGACCGTTGACTGGGACGATGTCATGCACCTGCCCCGCAGCGAGGTGATGATTATCGCCACCGGGGGCCAGGGTGAAGTGCGCGCGGCGCTGGCCCGCATCGCGTTCGACAGCCATCCGATCAAGCTGGCAGAAGGCGACACCGTCATCTTCTCGTCCAAGCAGATCCCCGGCAACGAAATCGCGATCGGCCGCATCCAGAATGCGCTGGCGCAAAAGAACATTCTGATGGTCACCGACCGCCAAGCCGAAGTCCATGTGTCCGGCCATCCCGGTCGCCCCGAACTTGAAGCCATGTATCGCTGGATTCGCCCTGAAATCCTGCTGCCGGTCCATGGGGAGCGCCGCCATATGGCGGAGCAGGCCCGGCTTGGCATTACCAGCGGTATCCGCCATGCGGTGGTGCAGTCGAACGGCGACGTGCTGCGTCTGGCGCCCGGCGCGCCGGAGATTATCGGTCAGCAGGATACGGGCCGCCTGGTGCTGGACGGCGACGTCATCCTGCCCGCCGACGGCGCGACAATCAATGAACGACGCAAGCTCGGCCTGCATGGGCAGATCAGCGTCGCGGTGGCGATAGACCGCAAGGGCAAGCTGATCGGCCAGCCCGCATTGCGCACGCAAGGCGTGCCGGTGGAGGAAGACAAGGCGGCGTTCCTTGCCGAAGCCGCCGATGAAGCCGCGGCTGCCGTGCCGAAGGGATCGTTGGAAGAGGAGGCTTTGCGCGAGCGTGTCCGCCTGGCCGTGCGCCGCACCGCGACGCGTTGGACCGGCAAGAAACCGATAGTGGACGTGCTGCTCGTTCGGGCCTAA